One genomic region from Jiangella sp. DSM 45060 encodes:
- a CDS encoding YfcC family protein, protein MSTAQDAAPVEPEDGAPQQEETKKSRGFPTAVTVLAIVTFLVWVLALLIPAGTYEHDEYGAPVAGTYQEVDSPLSFGDRVRELILSPVNGFYGLQDLVSGFVSTENAGVLFGSIGVVVFILSMGSFMGVVFATRSLEVGVGSLAARLRDRGWLLIVAIMSLFSLLAGTMGFSVETFGFYALLIPLMKAIGYDRMTTVGVIIVSISVGAMGSTVNPFSIGVASGEAGVSIGDGIVLRVVLWVTMTAIGIAYVLRYAQRVRRDPSRSLVKADDEPDDAPDDTADAPAERLTGTQKAVLAITGLTFALLIFSVIPWSSIFGATTGPAEGDVIHETTTEPYWFQLDWWFAELAMLFWIAAIIVGIVARMGEKDIVGSIIRGAGDFLAPALVIALARGVAVIMTNTQTLDTVLNYMERAVSDASAGVFTVLVAVVNAPLAWLIPSSSGHATLAMPLLAPLSDFADVDRALTITSWQLGHGLALMVAPTNVAVVAGLALAKVGYDAYLRFVAPLLGILALYVCLVLFIAAGFG, encoded by the coding sequence GTGAGCACCGCGCAGGACGCCGCCCCCGTCGAACCCGAGGACGGCGCGCCGCAGCAGGAGGAGACGAAGAAGTCCCGCGGCTTCCCGACCGCCGTCACCGTCCTGGCCATCGTCACGTTCCTGGTGTGGGTGCTGGCACTGCTGATCCCGGCCGGGACCTACGAGCACGACGAGTACGGCGCGCCCGTGGCCGGCACCTACCAGGAGGTCGACTCGCCGCTGTCGTTCGGCGACCGGGTCCGCGAGCTGATCCTGTCGCCGGTCAACGGCTTCTACGGGCTGCAGGACCTCGTGTCTGGATTCGTCAGCACCGAGAACGCGGGCGTGCTGTTCGGGTCGATCGGCGTGGTCGTGTTCATCCTGTCGATGGGCTCGTTCATGGGCGTGGTCTTCGCCACCCGCAGCCTCGAGGTGGGGGTCGGCAGTCTGGCCGCCCGGCTGCGCGACCGCGGCTGGCTGCTCATCGTCGCCATCATGTCGTTGTTCTCGCTGCTGGCCGGCACGATGGGCTTCTCGGTCGAGACGTTCGGCTTCTATGCGCTGCTCATCCCGCTGATGAAGGCGATCGGGTACGACCGGATGACCACGGTCGGCGTCATCATCGTCAGCATCTCCGTCGGGGCGATGGGCTCGACGGTGAACCCGTTCTCCATCGGGGTGGCCTCCGGCGAGGCCGGGGTGTCCATCGGCGACGGCATCGTGCTGCGGGTCGTGCTGTGGGTGACGATGACCGCCATCGGCATCGCCTACGTGCTGCGCTACGCCCAGCGGGTCCGGCGCGATCCGTCCCGGTCGCTGGTCAAGGCCGACGACGAGCCGGACGATGCCCCCGACGACACCGCCGACGCGCCGGCCGAGCGGCTGACCGGCACCCAGAAGGCCGTCCTGGCGATCACCGGCCTGACCTTCGCGCTGCTGATCTTCTCGGTCATCCCGTGGTCGAGCATCTTCGGCGCGACCACCGGCCCGGCCGAGGGCGACGTGATCCACGAGACCACCACCGAGCCGTACTGGTTCCAGCTGGACTGGTGGTTCGCCGAGCTCGCCATGCTGTTCTGGATCGCCGCGATCATCGTCGGCATCGTCGCCCGGATGGGTGAGAAGGACATCGTCGGCAGCATCATCCGTGGCGCCGGCGACTTCCTCGCACCGGCGCTGGTCATCGCGCTGGCCCGCGGCGTCGCCGTCATCATGACGAACACCCAGACGCTGGACACGGTGCTCAACTACATGGAGCGGGCGGTCAGCGACGCCTCGGCCGGCGTGTTCACCGTCCTGGTGGCGGTCGTCAACGCGCCGCTGGCGTGGCTCATCCCGTCCTCGTCCGGGCACGCGACGCTGGCCATGCCGCTGCTGGCGCCGTTGAGCGACTTCGCCGACGTCGACCGTGCCCTGACCATCACGTCGTGGCAGCTGGGTCACGGGCTGGCGCTCATGGTCGCGCCGACCAACGTCGCCGTCGTCGCGGGGCTGGCCCTGGCCAAGGTCGGGTACGACGCCTACCTGCGCTTCGTCGCGCCGTTGCTGGGCATTCTCGCCCTCTACGTCTGCCTCGTGCTGTTCATCGCCGCCGGTTTCGGCTGA
- a CDS encoding SLC13 family permease, which produces MSDATVSLIVLAVVVVVFVWNRLPVEIVALGTALTLYAVGLLEIDEALAGFGDPVVIFLASLFVVSAGLDSSGVTTWASSRLMERVGTGRRRLLLLAMAMSALLTAFITLNGAVAALLPMVVAMAVRSGQSPSQLAMPLAFAGSAGSLLILTGTPVNVIVSDASADAGAGAFGFFEFALVGVPLVAGTVVIALYLGPRVLPATVPRHAPPDLGDHARLLIEQYAVDGNLYRLRVREHSPLVGTGADDAVPLDAGVTLVGVRHRGRAPRPEDGVLAADDVLVVRGDAGPVNEFMARHHLAALGGSGDGLLTHEVGVAEIVIPPRSRLIGEVVVPGMRRSTGLVVLAVHRLGRDRGREPTTLEVGDTLLVEGTWDALDQNIHGQDALVVDSPDLLRRQAPGLGPRGRLALAVLAGMVLLLALGVVPAVVAGLLGALAMVLLRVVRIEQAYRSISWTTVVLIGGLIPLSTAIQDSGAAEQIADVLIGIVGDGSPHLLLLGIFVLIGLLGQIVSNTATALIVVPVALAAAAETGVAVQPVLMLVTVAAAASFLTPIATPGNMMVMGPGGYRFGDYWKLGLPIMGWFLLVGVFLVPVIWRF; this is translated from the coding sequence GTGAGCGACGCCACGGTGAGCCTGATCGTGCTGGCGGTGGTGGTCGTGGTGTTCGTGTGGAACCGCCTCCCGGTCGAGATCGTGGCGCTGGGGACCGCGCTCACGCTGTATGCCGTCGGCCTGCTGGAGATCGACGAGGCGCTGGCCGGTTTCGGCGACCCGGTGGTGATCTTCCTCGCGTCGCTGTTCGTCGTGAGCGCGGGGCTGGACTCGTCGGGTGTGACGACCTGGGCCAGCAGCCGGCTGATGGAGCGGGTCGGCACCGGCCGGCGGCGCCTGCTGTTGCTCGCCATGGCCATGAGCGCGCTGCTCACGGCGTTCATCACGCTGAACGGCGCGGTGGCCGCGCTGCTGCCCATGGTGGTGGCGATGGCGGTGCGGTCCGGGCAGTCGCCGTCCCAACTGGCCATGCCGCTGGCGTTCGCCGGCAGCGCGGGGTCGCTGCTGATCCTCACCGGCACACCGGTCAACGTCATCGTCTCCGACGCGTCGGCCGACGCCGGGGCGGGCGCGTTCGGGTTCTTCGAGTTCGCGCTCGTCGGCGTCCCGCTGGTCGCCGGCACCGTCGTCATCGCCCTGTACCTCGGGCCGCGCGTGCTGCCCGCCACCGTCCCGCGGCACGCGCCACCGGACCTCGGCGACCACGCCCGGCTGCTCATCGAGCAGTACGCCGTCGACGGCAACCTGTACCGCCTGCGGGTCCGGGAACACTCCCCGCTCGTCGGAACCGGCGCGGACGACGCCGTGCCGCTGGACGCCGGCGTGACCCTCGTCGGCGTGCGGCACCGGGGCCGTGCGCCCCGCCCGGAGGACGGCGTTCTCGCGGCCGACGACGTGCTGGTCGTGCGCGGTGACGCGGGCCCGGTCAACGAGTTCATGGCCCGCCACCACCTCGCCGCGCTCGGCGGCTCCGGCGACGGCCTGCTGACCCATGAGGTCGGCGTCGCCGAGATCGTCATCCCGCCGAGATCGCGGCTGATCGGCGAGGTCGTCGTCCCCGGCATGCGACGCAGCACCGGACTGGTGGTGCTGGCGGTCCACCGGCTCGGACGGGACCGCGGGCGCGAGCCGACCACGCTCGAGGTCGGTGACACGCTGCTGGTCGAGGGCACCTGGGACGCACTGGACCAGAACATCCACGGCCAGGACGCCCTCGTCGTCGACTCGCCGGACCTGCTGCGCCGGCAGGCGCCCGGCCTCGGCCCGCGCGGCCGGCTGGCGCTGGCGGTGCTGGCCGGCATGGTGCTGCTGCTCGCGCTCGGCGTCGTCCCGGCGGTGGTGGCCGGGCTGCTGGGCGCGCTGGCGATGGTGCTGCTGCGGGTCGTGCGCATCGAGCAGGCCTACCGGTCGATCTCCTGGACCACGGTCGTGCTCATCGGCGGGCTCATCCCGCTCTCGACGGCGATCCAGGACAGCGGCGCCGCCGAGCAGATCGCCGACGTCCTCATCGGCATCGTCGGTGACGGCTCACCGCACCTGCTGCTGCTCGGCATCTTCGTGCTCATCGGGCTGCTGGGCCAGATCGTCAGCAACACCGCCACCGCGCTCATCGTCGTTCCGGTCGCGCTGGCCGCGGCCGCCGAGACCGGCGTGGCCGTGCAACCCGTCCTCATGCTGGTCACGGTGGCGGCGGCGGCCAGCTTCCTCACCCCGATCGCCACCCCGGGCAACATGATGGTGATGGGCCCCGGCGGCTATCGCTTCGGCGACTACTGGAAACTCGGACTACCCATCATGGGCTGGTTCCTCCTCGTCGGGGTCTTCCTCGTCCCGGTCATCTGGCGTTTCTGA
- a CDS encoding Vps62-related protein: MSVRSAVARLVVAAALATGLTVPATQLAAAQDVADPAGELAERYAPVLRIRAQEEPCGPGQPYLPVDIDTVLDNRDVALRGPWSTDDLAGIAPSATDIGDGLGRYHLDFPGDALDPGCEFEQWSRELTDDGDPVAYARVVGDPDRPGQVALQYWFFYVFNDWNNNHEGDWEMIQLVFDAPDAAAALRTEPTMIGYSQHSGGEGTTRGSDVHEVLDGTHPVVYPAEGSHANFFGAALYLGRSADTGVGCDDTREPHTDLRPEIALMPTERPAYLEAFPWLGFDGRWGERHEAFYNGPAGPNMKRQWTEPIQWAEETWRDGSVTVPLSSAVGPNVTNTFCGAVETGSNLLRAIVRNPGPALAVLGVLVAIVLGAASRTRWTGAGRCPSCAAAPGVSC; the protein is encoded by the coding sequence GTGAGCGTTCGCTCCGCCGTCGCCCGGCTGGTCGTGGCGGCGGCACTGGCGACCGGCCTGACGGTCCCGGCGACGCAGCTCGCCGCGGCGCAGGACGTCGCGGACCCGGCGGGCGAGCTGGCCGAACGGTATGCGCCGGTGCTGCGGATCCGCGCCCAGGAGGAGCCGTGCGGCCCGGGCCAGCCCTACCTGCCTGTCGACATCGACACCGTCCTGGACAACCGCGACGTCGCCCTGCGCGGCCCCTGGTCGACCGACGACCTCGCCGGCATCGCGCCGTCCGCGACGGACATCGGCGACGGCCTGGGCCGTTACCATCTCGACTTCCCCGGCGACGCCCTCGACCCCGGTTGCGAGTTCGAGCAGTGGTCGCGGGAGCTCACCGACGACGGCGACCCGGTGGCCTACGCCCGCGTCGTCGGCGACCCGGACCGGCCCGGGCAGGTCGCACTGCAGTACTGGTTCTTCTACGTCTTCAACGACTGGAACAACAACCACGAGGGCGACTGGGAGATGATCCAGCTCGTCTTCGACGCCCCCGACGCCGCGGCGGCGCTGCGCACCGAGCCCACCATGATCGGCTACAGCCAGCACTCCGGCGGCGAGGGCACCACTAGGGGCTCGGACGTGCACGAGGTGCTCGACGGCACCCACCCGGTCGTCTACCCGGCCGAAGGGTCACACGCCAACTTCTTCGGCGCCGCGCTGTACCTCGGGCGCAGCGCCGACACCGGCGTCGGGTGCGACGACACCCGCGAACCGCACACCGACCTGCGGCCGGAGATCGCGCTGATGCCGACCGAACGGCCGGCCTACCTCGAAGCCTTCCCTTGGCTCGGGTTCGACGGCCGCTGGGGGGAACGGCACGAAGCGTTCTACAACGGCCCCGCCGGCCCCAACATGAAGCGGCAGTGGACCGAGCCGATCCAGTGGGCCGAGGAGACCTGGCGCGACGGCAGCGTCACCGTCCCGCTGTCGTCGGCCGTCGGCCCGAACGTCACCAACACCTTCTGCGGCGCCGTCGAGACCGGCTCCAACCTGCTCCGCGCGATCGTCCGCAACCCCGGCCCGGCGCTCGCCGTCCTGGGCGTCCTGGTCGCGATCGTGCTCGGCGCCGCCAGCCGCACCCGCTGGACCGGGGCCGGCCGCTGCCCGTCGTGCGCCGCCGCGCCTGGGGTCAGCTGCTGA
- a CDS encoding DUF1269 domain-containing protein: protein MSELIVIGYDDHDTAKRAYEEVQRLQSDFIVDLTGLAVVTVDEDGKQHVDTPGRIVGASAASGALWGALFGLLFLIPGMGLLIGGAMGALLGKLNKSGVDEAFRNRVHTMLQPGRAAVVIMAAKITEDKFAAALRPFGGDLLQTSLSSEDEEELASELRAG, encoded by the coding sequence ATGTCCGAGCTCATCGTCATCGGGTACGACGACCACGACACCGCCAAGCGGGCCTACGAGGAGGTCCAGCGGCTGCAGAGCGACTTCATCGTCGACCTCACCGGGCTGGCCGTCGTCACCGTCGACGAGGACGGCAAGCAGCACGTCGACACCCCCGGGCGCATCGTCGGCGCCTCGGCCGCGTCCGGCGCCCTGTGGGGCGCCCTGTTCGGCCTGCTGTTCCTCATCCCCGGCATGGGCCTGCTGATCGGCGGGGCGATGGGCGCGTTGCTCGGCAAGCTGAACAAGTCAGGCGTCGACGAGGCGTTCCGCAACCGCGTACACACGATGCTGCAGCCGGGCAGGGCCGCCGTCGTGATCATGGCCGCCAAGATCACCGAGGACAAGTTCGCCGCCGCGCTGCGGCCATTCGGCGGCGACCTCCTGCAGACCTCGCTGTCGAGCGAGGACGAGGAGGAACTGGCCTCGGAGCTCCGTGCGGGCTGA
- a CDS encoding phosphoribosyltransferase family protein — translation MSVDGPQTIFRDREDAGRRLGERLSSATFHDPIVLALPRGGVPVAAQVAAALDAPLAVFVARKVGIPSHPEFGIAAIAEGSEEVVVSGAAGRVGLGPGELDALVRDERAELARRVGRYRGSSPLPDLEARDVVLVDDGLATGVTAAAALRSLRGFHPRRLLLAAPVCSPRAAERLAADADEVVCLAAPADLRAIGAYYDDFGQTTDDEVAELLASSRSTTDAAPTERPVTLAVLQAGAIHGDLSVPGRARGVVLFAHGSGSGRHSPRNRDVARSLQRRGLATMLMDLLTPEEEAEDAATGRHRFDIQLLAGRLELASRWLAEEPATADLPLGYFGASTGAAAALVAAAAADGRVGAVVSRGGRPDLAGDALARVIAPTLLIVGGRDESVLGLNQEARRRLPGVSELEVVPGASHLFEEPGALDEVARLAGEWFTRHLGR, via the coding sequence ATGAGCGTCGACGGCCCGCAGACGATCTTCCGCGATCGCGAGGATGCTGGTCGCCGTCTCGGCGAGCGCCTGAGTTCAGCGACCTTCCACGACCCGATCGTGCTCGCGCTCCCACGCGGCGGCGTGCCGGTGGCCGCTCAGGTCGCGGCCGCGTTGGACGCTCCGTTGGCGGTGTTCGTGGCCCGGAAGGTCGGCATCCCGTCGCATCCGGAGTTCGGCATCGCCGCGATCGCGGAGGGCAGCGAGGAGGTCGTGGTGTCGGGCGCGGCCGGCCGCGTCGGACTAGGCCCGGGCGAGCTCGACGCGCTGGTCCGGGACGAGCGGGCTGAGCTGGCTCGGCGGGTCGGGCGGTACCGTGGCTCGTCGCCGCTGCCGGACCTGGAGGCACGCGACGTGGTCCTGGTCGACGACGGCCTGGCGACCGGCGTCACGGCCGCGGCCGCCCTGCGGTCGCTGCGCGGCTTCCACCCGCGCCGGCTGCTCCTCGCCGCGCCTGTCTGCTCTCCCCGCGCCGCCGAGCGGCTGGCCGCCGACGCGGACGAGGTCGTGTGTCTGGCCGCCCCCGCCGATCTGCGCGCCATCGGCGCGTACTACGACGACTTCGGCCAGACGACGGATGACGAGGTCGCCGAGCTGCTCGCCTCCTCACGCTCCACCACCGACGCCGCGCCGACCGAGCGGCCCGTCACTCTCGCCGTCCTGCAGGCCGGCGCCATCCATGGCGACCTCAGCGTGCCCGGCCGGGCCCGCGGCGTCGTGCTCTTCGCGCACGGCAGTGGCAGCGGCCGGCACAGCCCGCGCAACCGCGACGTGGCTCGGTCACTCCAGCGGCGCGGGCTGGCGACCATGCTGATGGACCTGCTCACCCCGGAGGAGGAAGCAGAGGACGCCGCCACCGGGCGGCACCGGTTCGACATCCAGCTGCTGGCCGGGCGGCTGGAGCTGGCCAGCCGCTGGCTGGCGGAGGAGCCGGCCACGGCCGATCTCCCGCTCGGCTACTTCGGCGCCAGCACCGGCGCGGCGGCCGCCCTGGTCGCGGCCGCGGCAGCCGACGGCCGCGTGGGCGCCGTCGTCTCCCGCGGCGGGCGCCCGGATCTCGCCGGCGACGCGCTGGCGAGGGTCATCGCCCCGACACTGTTGATCGTCGGCGGCCGCGACGAATCCGTCCTCGGCCTCAACCAGGAGGCGCGACGGCGGCTGCCCGGCGTCAGCGAGTTGGAGGTCGTGCCCGGCGCGAGCCACCTGTTCGAGGAGCCAGGTGCGCTCGACGAGGTCGCACGACTGGCCGGCGAGTGGTTCACCAGACACCTCGGGAGGTGA
- a CDS encoding copper chaperone PCu(A)C, producing MRADNGARRAVARSLLAGAVLALTAACASSGGSALLDARRPSDSVNATAGHIRLLGVRIEHPDDAEHIEGDNVGLFLTIANQSSEPDTLTAVSSVDARQIVFRDGDGPIEEEIDVTVPAEGVASLQYPGGPHLELVELGRNVRGASFLPVTFRFADAGTVTVYVFVRGFGRPTVSPLPPPTP from the coding sequence GTGCGGGCTGACAACGGCGCCCGGCGAGCGGTGGCACGGTCGCTGCTCGCCGGCGCCGTCCTGGCGCTGACCGCCGCCTGCGCGAGCAGCGGCGGCAGCGCCCTGCTCGACGCCCGCAGGCCGTCGGACAGCGTCAACGCGACCGCCGGGCACATCCGGCTGCTGGGCGTGCGCATCGAGCATCCCGACGACGCTGAGCACATCGAGGGCGACAACGTGGGGCTCTTCCTCACCATCGCCAACCAGTCGTCGGAGCCCGACACCCTGACCGCGGTGAGCAGCGTCGACGCCCGGCAGATCGTGTTCCGCGACGGCGACGGGCCGATCGAGGAGGAGATCGACGTCACGGTGCCGGCGGAGGGTGTGGCGTCGCTGCAGTACCCGGGCGGCCCGCACCTGGAACTGGTCGAGCTCGGCCGCAACGTGCGCGGCGCCAGCTTCCTGCCCGTGACGTTCCGCTTCGCCGACGCCGGGACGGTCACCGTCTACGTGTTCGTCCGGGGGTTCGGCCGGCCCACGGTGTCGCCGCTCCCCCCGCCGACCCCGTGA
- a CDS encoding DAK2 domain-containing protein, with protein sequence MIVLATVSECVELDVAAGATEVAAARATADATTTMVPARGRAAWVGERGLGVPDGGATAVLRFPQALQKHPT encoded by the coding sequence TTGATCGTACTGGCGACCGTCTCAGAATGTGTCGAACTGGACGTCGCGGCCGGCGCCACCGAAGTGGCGGCCGCTCGAGCCACCGCCGACGCCACGACCACGATGGTCCCGGCGCGCGGCCGGGCGGCCTGGGTCGGCGAGCGCGGCCTCGGCGTTCCCGACGGCGGCGCCACCGCCGTCCTGCGTTTCCCGCAGGCGCTGCAAAAGCACCCGACGTGA
- a CDS encoding NAD(P)/FAD-dependent oxidoreductase, translating into MEEPWDLVVVGAGPAGAAAALGGLAAAPGLRVLILDRASFPRDKACGDGISPDATTVLADLGLAGLLDDWAPVRRLELARGSHRVSRPMHRPVRVVPRLVLDDRLLGAAVGAGARFERHRVRTVVPRGDVVVVDDELAARVVVGADGAYSVIRRAAGAPAVRRRAIALRGYVPTTPRWAGRQIIAFDPDDTQAYAWCFDRGDGLANVGYGAFGRDGLTRTALLRRLGELLPGADDGADWRGHHLPLSSWRWTQPGGRLLLAGDAAGLINPMTGEGIHYAVTTGASAGRAAAAALLAGRPDTAGARHRAAVRRLLGRHLRHTAAAARLARAPAVLTAGLSAAARDQHVFDDLVDLGLGEGRLTPRVISGLARALVH; encoded by the coding sequence ATGGAGGAGCCCTGGGATCTCGTCGTCGTGGGCGCCGGGCCGGCCGGAGCGGCGGCGGCGCTCGGCGGGTTGGCGGCCGCACCCGGTCTGCGGGTGCTGATACTGGACCGCGCGAGCTTCCCCCGCGACAAGGCCTGCGGCGACGGCATCTCGCCGGACGCGACGACCGTGCTGGCCGACCTCGGCCTTGCCGGCCTGCTGGACGACTGGGCGCCGGTGCGGCGGCTGGAGCTCGCGCGCGGCTCGCACCGGGTGTCGCGGCCCATGCACCGGCCCGTCCGGGTGGTGCCGCGTCTCGTTCTGGACGACCGGCTGCTCGGCGCCGCCGTCGGCGCCGGAGCGCGCTTCGAGCGGCACCGCGTCCGCACCGTCGTGCCGCGCGGCGACGTCGTGGTGGTCGACGACGAACTGGCGGCGCGCGTGGTGGTCGGCGCGGACGGCGCGTACTCGGTCATCCGCCGTGCCGCCGGTGCCCCCGCGGTCCGGCGCCGAGCCATCGCCCTGCGCGGGTACGTCCCGACGACGCCGCGCTGGGCCGGCCGCCAGATCATCGCGTTCGACCCGGACGACACGCAGGCCTACGCCTGGTGCTTCGACCGCGGCGACGGCCTGGCCAACGTCGGCTACGGCGCGTTCGGCCGCGACGGCCTGACCCGCACCGCGCTGCTGCGGCGGCTGGGCGAGCTGCTGCCCGGCGCGGACGACGGCGCCGACTGGCGCGGCCATCACCTGCCGCTGTCGTCCTGGCGCTGGACCCAGCCCGGCGGCCGTCTCCTGCTGGCCGGTGACGCGGCCGGCCTGATCAACCCCATGACGGGCGAAGGCATCCACTACGCGGTGACGACGGGTGCGTCCGCCGGACGCGCGGCCGCGGCGGCCCTCCTCGCGGGGCGGCCGGACACCGCGGGCGCGCGGCACCGTGCGGCCGTGCGCCGCCTGCTCGGGCGGCATCTGCGGCACACCGCCGCGGCGGCGCGGCTGGCCAGGGCGCCGGCGGTGCTGACCGCCGGCCTGTCCGCGGCCGCACGCGACCAGCACGTGTTCGACGACCTGGTCGACCTCGGGCTCGGCGAGGGACGGCTGACACCGCGGGTGATCTCCGGCCTCGCCCGCGCGCTCGTCCACTGA
- a CDS encoding M20/M25/M40 family metallo-hydrolase, translating into MESGINQKSRTESADRVSQLMPALVDDLKRLARIPSIASPGFPPEPLFEAHDVVADQLRAAGVTDVGSLTIEGKTAPVVVAEVPAPPGRPTVLLYTHYDVVPAGDEALWDTPPFEPVERDGALYGRGVADSKANVMAVIGALRAYDGRPPVGVKVVIEGQEEVGSPFDVYPPSAPELFRADAMVVADVGSVRPGVPTLTVALRGSAQVDVEIRTMAGDKHSGQYGGAAPDARTALLRLLASLHDDAGDVAVPGLRRTEWTGTTYSDEEFRELAEIEPEVPMMGTGGLGERIWSGPAITVVAFDAPTTSAPINAVAGHARATLNLRVHPQQRAAEAQAALVEHLRRQRPFGIVPEVVPGEAGDGYAASLDGPAFDAATSALGAAWEGTTEIMAGGGSIPLVMALHEAVPTAEMLLFGATDSYANIHAPNERVLLDEFHRATLALTLFLAEYAQRWEGAR; encoded by the coding sequence GTGGAGTCCGGCATCAACCAGAAGTCCCGCACCGAGAGCGCCGATCGCGTCAGCCAGCTGATGCCGGCGCTCGTCGACGATCTGAAACGGCTGGCCCGCATTCCGTCGATCGCCTCACCCGGGTTTCCGCCCGAGCCGCTGTTCGAGGCACACGACGTCGTCGCCGACCAGCTGCGCGCGGCCGGCGTCACCGATGTCGGCTCGCTGACGATCGAGGGCAAGACGGCGCCGGTGGTCGTCGCGGAGGTGCCCGCTCCACCGGGCCGGCCCACGGTGCTGCTCTACACGCACTACGACGTCGTGCCGGCGGGCGACGAGGCGCTGTGGGACACGCCGCCGTTCGAGCCGGTCGAGCGCGACGGCGCCCTCTACGGCCGGGGCGTAGCGGATTCCAAGGCCAACGTGATGGCCGTCATCGGCGCGCTGCGCGCCTACGACGGCCGTCCGCCGGTGGGCGTCAAGGTCGTCATCGAGGGCCAGGAGGAGGTCGGCAGCCCGTTCGACGTGTACCCGCCGAGCGCACCCGAGCTGTTCCGGGCCGACGCGATGGTCGTCGCCGACGTCGGCAGCGTGCGCCCGGGCGTGCCGACGCTCACCGTCGCGCTGCGCGGGTCCGCGCAGGTGGACGTCGAGATCCGGACGATGGCCGGCGACAAGCACAGCGGCCAGTACGGCGGCGCGGCGCCCGACGCCCGCACCGCCCTGCTCCGGCTGCTCGCCTCGTTGCACGACGACGCCGGCGACGTGGCGGTGCCGGGGTTGCGGCGCACGGAGTGGACCGGCACCACCTACAGCGACGAGGAGTTCCGGGAGCTGGCCGAGATCGAGCCGGAGGTGCCGATGATGGGCACCGGCGGGCTGGGCGAGCGCATCTGGTCCGGGCCGGCGATCACCGTGGTGGCGTTCGACGCGCCGACCACCTCGGCGCCGATCAACGCGGTGGCCGGGCACGCCCGCGCGACGCTGAACCTGCGGGTGCATCCGCAGCAGCGCGCCGCGGAGGCGCAGGCCGCGCTGGTCGAGCACCTGCGCCGGCAGCGCCCGTTCGGCATCGTGCCCGAGGTGGTGCCGGGTGAGGCCGGCGACGGCTACGCCGCGTCGCTGGACGGCCCGGCCTTCGACGCCGCCACGAGCGCGCTCGGGGCGGCGTGGGAGGGCACGACCGAGATCATGGCCGGCGGCGGGTCGATCCCCCTGGTCATGGCCCTGCACGAGGCCGTCCCGACGGCGGAGATGCTGCTGTTCGGCGCGACCGACAGTTACGCGAACATCCACGCGCCGAACGAACGCGTCCTGCTCGACGAGTTCCACCGGGCCACGCTGGCCCTGACGCTGTTCCTGGCCGAGTACGCCCAGCGGTGGGAGGGCGCCCGGTGA
- a CDS encoding DUF1876 domain-containing protein, which produces MNRIKRLNVDVVVYEQDDELLTRAEARLESPRGTFLTGSGTARRNPADPAVPKIGDELAMARAFSDLAHQVLEVAATDIEQVTHQPVQFHGDERRTGTTV; this is translated from the coding sequence ATGAATCGGATCAAGCGTTTGAACGTCGATGTCGTCGTCTACGAGCAGGACGACGAGTTGCTCACGAGGGCCGAGGCACGGCTCGAGTCGCCCAGGGGGACGTTCTTGACCGGCTCCGGGACGGCGCGGCGGAATCCGGCCGATCCCGCCGTCCCGAAGATCGGCGACGAACTGGCGATGGCTCGTGCGTTCTCCGATCTCGCCCACCAGGTCCTCGAGGTCGCGGCCACGGACATCGAACAGGTCACCCATCAACCCGTCCAGTTCCACGGCGACGAACGGCGGACCGGGACGACGGTGTGA